A portion of the Sulfuriferula sp. AH1 genome contains these proteins:
- a CDS encoding DUF485 domain-containing protein: MTTHNMNWQAIDADPRFQALHRKKMMFLWGLMVFSIIYYFLLPVGAAYFPEIFNIKVWGPVNIGLLFALSEFIVAWFIALIYSRRANAVFDSMAQEIMNDAHKIGA; the protein is encoded by the coding sequence ATGACCACGCACAACATGAACTGGCAAGCGATCGATGCAGATCCGCGTTTCCAGGCCCTGCATCGCAAAAAAATGATGTTTCTTTGGGGATTGATGGTTTTTTCGATCATTTACTATTTCCTGCTACCGGTTGGCGCCGCGTATTTCCCCGAGATTTTCAATATCAAAGTATGGGGGCCGGTCAATATCGGACTTCTATTCGCGCTCTCCGAATTCATCGTGGCATGGTTCATCGCCCTGATTTATTCACGCCGTGCCAATGCCGTATTCGACAGCATGGCGCAGGAAATCATGAATGACGCACACAAAATTGGAGCCTGA
- a CDS encoding four-carbon acid sugar kinase family protein — MGQQTKIIVLDDDPTGSQTVHGCLLLTRWDVPTLVGALQDASPLFFVLTNTRGMSAERAEAVTREVCANVRIALEQEGTAGRSINPILVSRSDSTLRGHYPVETDVIAEELGPFDAHFLVPAFFEGGRVTRGSIHYLMVNGEPVPVHETEFARDSVFGYRHSHLPDYVADKTRGRIAAEQVERFTLADVRGDVSARLLALHGNVCGVVDAEQQSDLDRFAVQIQTAAATGKRFLFRSAASLLTSLAQLGPQPVAPQQMAAYVRGRRAGAVIVGSHVKKTTAQLAELLKQPDVMGLEVDVERIGSDRAALLEEVRQAAETAHTRGETPVVYTSRMEKTFADQATRLAFGEQVSAFLMDVVRNLPLSIGFLISKGGITSNDVLSDGLALRTSRVLGQILAGCSVVRCPADHPRYPDLPVVIFPGNVGDDNALATVYNRLRGNAA, encoded by the coding sequence ATGGGCCAGCAAACCAAAATCATCGTCCTGGATGACGACCCGACCGGGTCGCAGACGGTACACGGCTGCCTGCTGCTGACGCGCTGGGACGTGCCAACCCTGGTCGGTGCGTTGCAGGACGCATCGCCGCTGTTCTTCGTGCTGACCAACACGCGCGGCATGTCGGCCGAACGGGCCGAAGCGGTTACCCGCGAGGTGTGCGCCAATGTGCGCATCGCACTGGAACAGGAAGGCACGGCCGGTCGCAGCATCAACCCGATTCTGGTGAGCCGGTCCGACTCGACCCTGCGCGGCCATTACCCGGTGGAGACGGATGTCATTGCGGAAGAACTGGGCCCGTTCGACGCGCATTTCCTGGTGCCGGCCTTTTTTGAGGGCGGCCGTGTCACGCGCGGCAGCATCCATTATCTGATGGTCAACGGCGAACCGGTGCCGGTGCACGAGACCGAGTTCGCTCGCGATTCCGTATTCGGCTACCGCCATAGTCATCTGCCCGATTACGTGGCGGACAAGACCCGTGGCCGCATTGCCGCTGAGCAGGTCGAGCGCTTTACTCTGGCTGACGTGCGCGGCGATGTGTCGGCACGTTTGCTGGCGTTGCACGGTAATGTCTGCGGCGTAGTGGACGCGGAGCAGCAGTCCGATCTGGACCGCTTTGCCGTGCAGATCCAGACTGCGGCGGCGACCGGCAAGCGCTTCCTATTTCGCAGCGCGGCCAGCCTGCTGACTTCGCTGGCGCAGCTCGGTCCGCAGCCGGTGGCACCGCAACAGATGGCTGCCTATGTGCGCGGCAGGCGTGCCGGTGCGGTCATTGTCGGTTCGCACGTGAAGAAAACCACCGCGCAACTGGCCGAGCTGCTCAAGCAGCCGGACGTCATGGGGCTGGAAGTGGATGTCGAACGCATCGGCTCCGATCGCGCCGCACTGCTGGAAGAAGTCCGCCAGGCCGCCGAGACGGCCCATACACGCGGCGAGACGCCGGTGGTCTATACCAGCCGGATGGAGAAAACCTTTGCCGATCAGGCCACCCGTCTGGCCTTCGGTGAGCAGGTGTCGGCGTTTTTGATGGACGTGGTGCGCAACCTGCCGCTGAGCATCGGTTTCCTCATCAGCAAGGGCGGCATCACCTCCAACGACGTGCTGAGCGATGGCCTGGCATTGCGTACATCGCGCGTGCTCGGGCAGATTCTGGCCGGCTGTTCGGTGGTGCGCTGCCCGGCCGATCACCCGCGTTATCCGGATCTGCCGGTGGTGATATTCCCCGGCAACGTCGGCGACGACAACGCGCTGGCCACTGTTTACAATCGTCTGCGCGGGAACGCTGCCTGA
- a CDS encoding zinc-finger domain-containing protein, which produces MSQTPHEHDVPLKSQALYDNTERYVEITAKDLPLQCPTPDMIAWNSHPRVFLDVEKTGEAMCPYCGTTFRLKGGPVKHGH; this is translated from the coding sequence ATGTCCCAGACACCGCATGAACATGACGTGCCGCTAAAGAGTCAGGCGCTGTACGATAACACCGAGCGCTATGTCGAAATCACTGCCAAGGATTTGCCCCTGCAGTGCCCGACACCGGACATGATCGCGTGGAATTCCCATCCGCGCGTATTTCTGGACGTGGAAAAGACCGGCGAAGCGATGTGCCCGTATTGCGGCACGACTTTCCGGCTCAAGGGCGGCCCGGTAAAGCACGGTCATTGA
- a CDS encoding IclR family transcriptional regulator encodes MNTESSIQVIDRMVTLLESLAQHGHASLKILAADTGLHSSTAFRILASLQHHDWVARDSNGAYQLGSGLMRYAAQVEQQIDLRQIALPIMTALRDRTGETVNLTLRENDEVIYIERVTSNRMMRVEQIIGSRAPLHVTAVGKLMLGESSASACLEYAQRTQLPAYTPNTITDPKILCATAQSLRAQAYAFDDEEAELGVGCIGVLIRDANGKAVAGLSISAPRDRRKDEWVTELQQAGAQLSAKLGYFNPASTV; translated from the coding sequence ATGAATACAGAATCCTCCATCCAAGTCATCGACCGCATGGTCACGCTGCTGGAAAGCCTGGCCCAGCACGGCCATGCCAGCCTCAAAATACTGGCTGCCGACACCGGCCTGCATAGCTCCACGGCCTTCCGCATCCTGGCCTCGCTGCAACATCACGATTGGGTGGCGCGCGACAGCAACGGCGCCTACCAGCTCGGCAGCGGCCTGATGCGCTATGCCGCGCAAGTCGAGCAGCAAATCGACCTGCGCCAGATTGCGCTGCCCATCATGACGGCATTGCGTGATCGAACTGGCGAAACAGTCAATTTGACCTTGCGTGAAAACGACGAAGTGATTTATATCGAACGCGTGACCTCCAACCGCATGATGCGAGTGGAACAGATCATCGGCAGCCGTGCACCGCTGCATGTCACCGCTGTCGGTAAATTGATGCTGGGCGAAAGCAGTGCAAGCGCCTGCCTCGAGTATGCACAGAGAACGCAGCTGCCCGCTTACACCCCCAATACCATTACCGACCCCAAAATCCTGTGCGCCACCGCCCAATCGCTGCGAGCCCAAGCTTATGCGTTTGATGATGAAGAAGCTGAGCTGGGGGTAGGCTGCATAGGCGTACTGATCCGCGATGCCAACGGCAAAGCCGTTGCCGGGCTATCCATCTCAGCCCCGCGTGACCGCCGCAAAGATGAGTGGGTGACCGAACTGCAACAGGCTGGCGCTCAATTATCGGCAAAACTCGGTTATTTCAATCCTGCATCTACCGTCTGA
- the glcE gene encoding glycolate oxidase subunit GlcE: MPPADLTATLKQQVQAAYACTTPLQIVGGNSKAFYGRTTRGTVLDVSGHGGIISYEPTELVITARAGTPLDDIEAALAEQGQMLPFEPPHWGPAATLGGTVACNLSGPRRPYAGSARDFVLGCHMLNGKGELLHFGGEVMKNVAGYDAARLMAGALGTLGVLLDISLKVLPAPQQELTLVQPCTLAEALMRMNRLAGQPIPLSASAWIDGQLYLRFSGAATAVAAVKAREPSEVLADAANFWRGLRELHTPFFVDAGKLWRIALPPTAAQPDLPGDWLVEWGGAQRWLKSNADVEQVRARVLASGGHATLVHGASASKAVFQPLPPVLWQLHQRLKQAFDPAGILNPGRMYEGL; the protein is encoded by the coding sequence ATGCCGCCAGCCGATCTTACCGCTACGCTGAAGCAGCAGGTGCAGGCTGCCTATGCCTGCACCACGCCGCTGCAGATTGTCGGCGGCAACAGCAAGGCCTTTTACGGCCGGACGACACGCGGCACCGTGCTCGACGTGTCCGGCCACGGCGGCATCATCAGCTACGAACCGACTGAATTGGTAATAACCGCCCGCGCCGGCACGCCGCTGGATGACATCGAAGCGGCGCTGGCCGAGCAGGGCCAGATGCTGCCGTTCGAACCGCCACACTGGGGACCGGCGGCTACGCTGGGTGGCACCGTGGCCTGCAACCTGTCCGGCCCGCGCCGTCCCTATGCGGGTTCCGCGCGCGATTTCGTGCTGGGCTGCCACATGCTCAACGGCAAGGGCGAGCTGCTGCATTTCGGCGGCGAAGTGATGAAAAACGTCGCCGGTTATGATGCCGCCCGGTTGATGGCCGGGGCGCTGGGCACGCTCGGCGTGCTGCTGGATATCAGTCTGAAAGTATTGCCCGCGCCGCAGCAGGAGCTAACCCTAGTGCAGCCGTGCACGCTGGCCGAGGCGCTCATGCGCATGAATCGGCTGGCCGGCCAGCCGATACCGCTGTCCGCGTCTGCCTGGATCGACGGCCAGCTGTATCTGCGTTTTTCCGGCGCAGCCACTGCCGTTGCCGCGGTCAAGGCACGCGAGCCGAGCGAGGTGCTGGCGGATGCGGCAAACTTCTGGCGCGGTTTACGCGAGTTGCATACGCCATTTTTCGTCGATGCCGGCAAACTGTGGCGTATTGCGCTGCCACCAACAGCCGCGCAGCCCGACTTGCCGGGAGACTGGCTGGTCGAGTGGGGCGGGGCGCAGCGCTGGCTCAAGAGCAACGCAGACGTCGAGCAGGTGCGCGCCCGCGTGCTCGCATCAGGCGGACACGCCACGCTGGTGCATGGTGCCAGCGCCAGCAAAGCGGTGTTCCAGCCGCTGCCGCCCGTGCTGTGGCAATTGCATCAACGTTTAAAACAGGCATTCGACCCGGCAGGCATCCTCAACCCCGGTCGCATGTACGAAGGATTGTGA
- the glnE gene encoding bifunctional [glutamate--ammonia ligase]-adenylyl-L-tyrosine phosphorylase/[glutamate--ammonia-ligase] adenylyltransferase, which yields MSAMDLVTTASQHSRYLSRLIAADDGFGPALAAHLEVPWDASSMQAQLDRLQIADAAALQATLRKLRQAVMAQIIVRDLGGLADLYEVMRMCTDLAQVAVRYALRYHTAWLAEDHGMPLNADGTPMELAVVGMGKLGGGELNVSSDIDLVYLYAAEGETAGNKPISHHQFFVSLAKKIGLAISEITADGFVFRVDTRLRPWGDSGPLAMSYTAFEDYLVIHGREWERYAWIKGRTLTGSRLDELNAIVRPFVFRKYLDFNALAAMRELHAQIRREVIRRDRIDNIKLGPGGIREIEFIAQVFQLIRGGQIPALQTRATLAILPMLAARGSLPEQAVTELREAYCFLRNLEHRLQYLDDAQTQMLPTREEDRMRIAKSMGFADYIAFLLVLNEHRAHVSRHFDQVFAAPADSAGHPLSALWLGVIDEEEARLQLAKLEFDDPEAVYQRLRQIRQSSRYVGLPASNRVRLDTLVPQLIEVAASMPPRDSTLARIMDLLETVSQRASYLALLVEYPAALQQLAKICAASPWAAQYMTRNPMLLDELLDTRVLYTPPDWTTLRAELATQIQSLEGDTERQMDAMRHFRQRVTFHLLAQDLAGILPLEKLSDYLSDLAALILEATLPLAWAGVRNHHCEIPHFAIIGYGKLGGRELGYASDLDMVFLYQDDAPDAAENYARLAQRINTWLSSTTGAGVLYETDLRLRPDGASGLLVSSIKAFSDYQRHHAWTWEHQALTRARFVAGDVAVGALFEPIRRDILTQPRDLAQLRAAVLMMRQKMHDGHPNHSKLFDIKHDAGGIIDVEFIVQYLILAYSSAHSELTVNAGNLALLTVAAELGLIAGDSAEAVRDAYRQFRQLLHSLRLQGADAARVDMATIAAHVDAVKTLWTQVFGSK from the coding sequence ATGAGTGCAATGGATTTAGTGACAACGGCCAGTCAACATTCCCGTTACTTGAGTCGGCTGATTGCCGCCGATGACGGCTTTGGCCCGGCACTGGCAGCGCATCTGGAGGTGCCGTGGGATGCGAGCTCGATGCAGGCGCAACTGGACAGGTTGCAGATCGCCGACGCCGCAGCGTTGCAAGCCACCTTGCGCAAATTGCGCCAGGCGGTGATGGCGCAGATCATTGTGCGTGATCTGGGCGGTCTGGCGGATTTGTACGAGGTGATGCGCATGTGTACCGATCTGGCGCAAGTGGCGGTGCGCTATGCCTTGCGTTACCACACGGCCTGGCTGGCTGAGGACCACGGCATGCCGCTCAATGCAGATGGCACGCCCATGGAGCTGGCAGTGGTGGGGATGGGCAAGCTCGGCGGCGGCGAGCTGAATGTTTCATCGGATATCGATCTGGTGTATCTGTATGCCGCCGAAGGGGAAACCGCAGGGAACAAGCCGATTTCCCATCATCAGTTCTTTGTGTCGCTGGCGAAGAAGATAGGGCTGGCGATCTCCGAGATTACCGCTGACGGCTTCGTATTCCGGGTGGATACGCGCTTGCGGCCGTGGGGCGATTCGGGGCCATTGGCGATGAGTTATACGGCATTCGAGGATTATCTGGTAATCCACGGCCGCGAATGGGAACGTTATGCCTGGATCAAGGGACGCACGTTGACCGGCAGCCGGCTCGACGAATTGAATGCCATCGTTCGTCCGTTCGTATTCCGCAAATATCTGGATTTCAATGCGCTGGCCGCGATGCGCGAACTGCACGCGCAGATCCGTCGCGAAGTGATCCGTCGCGATCGCATCGACAATATCAAGCTCGGACCGGGCGGCATCCGTGAAATCGAATTCATCGCACAGGTGTTCCAGCTGATACGCGGCGGTCAGATACCGGCATTACAGACGCGCGCAACCCTGGCGATACTGCCGATGCTGGCTGCGCGCGGCTCGCTGCCGGAACAGGCCGTCACCGAATTGCGCGAGGCTTATTGTTTTCTGCGCAATCTGGAACACCGTCTGCAATATCTCGATGACGCACAAACCCAGATGTTGCCGACCCGGGAAGAAGACCGCATGCGTATCGCAAAGAGCATGGGTTTTGCAGATTACATCGCGTTTTTACTGGTTTTGAACGAGCACCGCGCCCATGTCTCCAGGCATTTCGATCAGGTGTTTGCCGCGCCGGCCGATAGTGCCGGTCATCCGTTGAGCGCGCTGTGGCTGGGCGTGATTGACGAGGAAGAAGCCAGGCTGCAACTGGCAAAATTGGAATTTGACGATCCCGAAGCGGTTTACCAGCGCTTGCGGCAGATACGCCAGAGCAGCCGCTACGTGGGTTTGCCTGCCAGTAACCGGGTGCGGCTGGATACGCTGGTGCCGCAGCTGATCGAAGTGGCGGCGAGCATGCCGCCGCGCGACAGCACGCTGGCGCGCATCATGGATCTGCTGGAAACGGTATCACAGCGGGCATCGTATCTGGCATTGCTGGTGGAGTATCCGGCGGCTTTGCAGCAGCTTGCCAAGATCTGTGCTGCCAGCCCGTGGGCAGCGCAATACATGACGCGCAACCCGATGCTGTTGGACGAATTGCTGGATACCCGCGTGCTTTATACCCCGCCTGACTGGACGACATTACGGGCTGAGCTGGCGACGCAAATACAGTCGCTGGAAGGCGATACCGAGCGGCAAATGGATGCCATGCGCCATTTTCGCCAGCGCGTGACCTTTCACCTGCTCGCGCAGGACCTTGCCGGCATACTGCCGCTGGAAAAACTGTCGGATTATCTGTCCGATCTGGCTGCGCTGATACTGGAAGCGACGCTGCCGCTGGCTTGGGCGGGCGTGCGCAATCACCATTGCGAAATCCCGCATTTTGCCATTATCGGTTATGGCAAGCTGGGCGGACGCGAGCTGGGCTACGCCTCGGATCTGGATATGGTGTTCCTGTATCAGGATGATGCGCCCGATGCCGCAGAAAACTATGCACGCCTGGCGCAGCGCATCAATACCTGGTTGTCCAGTACCACCGGGGCGGGCGTGTTGTACGAGACCGATTTGCGTCTGCGGCCGGATGGCGCATCGGGTTTGCTGGTAAGCAGTATCAAGGCGTTCAGCGACTATCAGCGCCATCACGCCTGGACCTGGGAGCATCAGGCGCTTACTCGTGCGCGCTTTGTGGCAGGCGATGTGGCGGTGGGTGCGTTATTCGAGCCGATTCGCCGCGATATTCTGACCCAGCCGCGCGATCTCGCCCAATTGCGTGCAGCTGTGCTGATGATGCGGCAAAAAATGCACGACGGGCATCCGAATCACAGCAAGCTGTTCGATATCAAACACGACGCCGGCGGCATTATCGACGTGGAATTCATCGTGCAATACCTGATACTCGCATACAGTTCGGCACACAGTGAACTGACTGTGAACGCAGGCAATCTGGCCTTGCTCACGGTGGCCGCAGAGCTGGGGCTGATTGCAGGCGATTCGGCCGAAGCGGTGCGTGACGCGTATCGTCAATTCCGCCAGTTGCTGCACAGCCTGCGCTTGCAGGGTGCAGATGCCGCCCGGGTCGATATGGCGACGATAGCGGCGCACGTGGATGCGGTTAAAACGCTGTGGACGCAGGTTTTTGGTTCAAAATAA
- a CDS encoding MBL fold metallo-hydrolase, with product MIFRQLFEPISSTYTYLLGCETTGQAVLVDTVLPTWQRDLAEINALGLKLAYTIDTHIHADHISAARKLKQETGSRIAHPALDRLPCADEALEDGRPFTFGGVTIMPLHTPGHTDNHFAYVVDRHVLTGDALLIDGCGRTDFQNGDAPTLYRSVHHKLFTLPDDTLVYPAHDYQGRHVSSIAQEKTRNPRLGGDKPLAEFVEIMANLNLAYPKFIDYAVPGNRLCGECPPGVPDTLQQYCEQIAESHQG from the coding sequence ATGATTTTCCGACAGTTATTTGAGCCGATATCCAGCACATATACCTATCTGTTGGGCTGTGAAACAACCGGGCAGGCAGTGCTGGTCGATACGGTACTGCCCACCTGGCAGCGCGACCTGGCCGAGATCAATGCGCTGGGGCTGAAGCTGGCTTACACCATCGATACCCATATTCACGCCGATCATATCAGTGCCGCGCGCAAGCTGAAACAGGAGACCGGCAGCCGCATCGCGCACCCTGCGCTGGACCGGCTTCCTTGTGCCGATGAAGCTTTGGAAGACGGCAGACCTTTTACCTTCGGCGGCGTGACCATCATGCCGCTGCATACTCCTGGCCACACCGATAATCATTTCGCTTATGTGGTTGACCGCCATGTATTGACCGGCGACGCGTTGCTGATAGACGGCTGCGGCCGTACCGATTTCCAGAATGGCGATGCCCCGACGCTGTACCGCAGCGTGCATCACAAGCTGTTTACCTTGCCGGATGATACGCTGGTGTATCCCGCCCACGATTATCAGGGGCGGCATGTTTCCAGCATCGCGCAGGAGAAAACCCGTAACCCGCGTCTGGGCGGCGACAAGCCGTTGGCCGAATTCGTCGAAATCATGGCCAATCTCAATCTGGCCTATCCCAAATTCATCGATTATGCGGTGCCTGGTAACCGCCTATGCGGCGAATGCCCGCCGGGCGTCCCCGATACGCTGCAACAGTATTGTGAGCAGATCGCCGAAAGTCATCAAGGCTGA
- a CDS encoding branched-chain amino acid transaminase gives MSMADRDGFIWYDGKMVPWRDATTHVLTHTLHYGMGVFEGVRAYRTDKGTAIFRLKEHTDRLFRSAHILGMKMPYDKATITAAQLAAVRDNNLESAYLRPMAFYGAEAMGISAKTLSTHVIVAAWTWGAYMGAEALERGIRVKTSSFARHHVNITMCKAKANGNYMNSILAHQEAAQDGYQEALLLDVDGFVAEGSGENVFIVRNGKLYTPDLTSALEGITRDTIVQLAGEIGLEVIEKRITRDEVYSADEAFFTGTAAEVTPIRELDNRAIGNGERGPVTSRLQKMYFDCVHGRDPKHTDWLSYI, from the coding sequence ATGTCAATGGCTGACCGCGATGGTTTTATCTGGTACGACGGCAAAATGGTGCCCTGGCGCGACGCCACCACCCACGTTTTGACCCACACCTTGCATTACGGCATGGGTGTATTCGAAGGCGTGCGCGCGTACAGGACCGACAAGGGCACGGCGATTTTCCGCCTGAAAGAGCACACCGACCGTTTGTTCCGTTCCGCCCATATCCTGGGCATGAAAATGCCGTATGACAAAGCCACCATCACCGCCGCGCAGCTGGCTGCCGTGCGCGACAACAATCTCGAATCCGCCTATTTGCGCCCGATGGCGTTCTACGGCGCCGAAGCGATGGGTATCTCGGCCAAGACCTTGTCGACCCACGTCATCGTGGCGGCATGGACATGGGGCGCTTACATGGGGGCGGAAGCACTGGAGCGCGGCATCCGCGTGAAGACTTCCTCGTTTGCCCGCCATCATGTCAATATCACCATGTGCAAGGCCAAAGCCAACGGCAATTACATGAACTCCATCCTCGCACATCAGGAAGCAGCGCAGGACGGCTATCAGGAAGCCCTGCTGCTGGATGTGGACGGTTTCGTGGCCGAAGGTTCCGGCGAGAACGTGTTCATCGTGCGCAACGGCAAGCTGTACACCCCGGATCTGACCAGCGCGCTGGAAGGCATTACCCGTGACACCATCGTGCAGCTGGCCGGCGAAATCGGGCTGGAGGTGATCGAGAAACGCATCACCCGCGACGAAGTATATAGCGCAGACGAAGCCTTCTTCACCGGCACTGCTGCTGAAGTGACGCCTATCCGCGAGCTGGATAACCGCGCGATCGGCAACGGCGAACGCGGTCCGGTGACCAGCCGGCTGCAGAAGATGTATTTCGATTGCGTACATGGCCGCGATCCCAAACATACCGACTGGTTAAGTTATATTTAA
- a CDS encoding FAD-linked oxidase C-terminal domain-containing protein translates to MSAHSCEHDHTPAIGKAELVAQLLQLLPADCVLHVEEDLRPYECDGLSAYRQLPWVTVLPQTVEQVQAVMRLCHQYQLPVVARGAGTGLSGGALPHPNGVLLSLAKLKSILSLDTLARTARVQPGVRNLAISQAAAPFGLYYAPDPSSQIACTIGGNVAENSGGVHCLKYGLTVHNILQIKLVTVEGELLVIGSEALDSAGYDLLALLTGSEGMLGVIVEVIVRLLPVPEKAQVMLAAFDDVEKAGAAVGAIIAAGVIPAGLEMMDKLSISAAEDFAHAGYPRDAEAILLCELDGTREEVAEQVAQVQSILNNIGATEVRLARDEQEHALLWKGRKSAFPAVGRLSPDYYCMDGTIPRRHLPLVLRRIGELSQQYGLVVANVFHAGDGNLHPLILYDANKPGELAQVEEFGGKILELCVEVGGSITGEHGVGMEKINQMCVQYDSAELTQFHAIKHVFDPLELLNPGKAVPTLHRCAEFGAMHVHGGQLPFPELERF, encoded by the coding sequence ATGTCGGCACACAGCTGCGAGCACGATCACACGCCAGCGATCGGCAAAGCCGAGCTGGTGGCGCAGCTGTTACAGCTGCTGCCGGCCGACTGCGTGCTGCACGTGGAAGAAGACCTGCGCCCGTACGAATGCGACGGCTTGTCCGCCTACCGGCAGCTGCCGTGGGTGACCGTGCTGCCGCAGACGGTGGAACAGGTGCAGGCGGTCATGCGCCTGTGCCATCAATATCAGCTGCCGGTGGTGGCGCGCGGTGCCGGCACCGGGCTGTCCGGCGGGGCGTTGCCGCACCCTAATGGTGTTTTACTTAGTCTGGCCAAGCTCAAATCGATTCTGTCGCTCGATACCCTGGCGCGCACCGCGCGGGTACAACCGGGCGTGCGCAACCTGGCGATTTCCCAAGCGGCCGCACCGTTCGGTCTGTATTACGCGCCGGACCCGTCGTCGCAGATCGCCTGCACCATCGGCGGCAATGTCGCGGAGAACTCCGGCGGCGTGCACTGCCTGAAATACGGCCTGACCGTGCACAACATCCTGCAGATCAAACTGGTGACGGTGGAGGGCGAGCTGCTGGTCATCGGCAGCGAGGCGCTTGACAGCGCCGGTTACGACCTGCTGGCGCTGCTGACCGGTTCGGAAGGCATGCTCGGCGTGATCGTGGAAGTCATCGTGCGCTTGCTGCCGGTACCGGAAAAGGCGCAGGTGATGCTGGCGGCGTTCGACGACGTGGAAAAGGCCGGTGCTGCGGTGGGCGCCATCATTGCCGCCGGAGTTATTCCTGCCGGGCTGGAGATGATGGACAAGCTGTCCATCAGCGCGGCGGAAGATTTCGCCCATGCCGGCTACCCGCGTGACGCCGAAGCCATACTGCTGTGCGAGCTGGACGGCACGCGCGAGGAAGTGGCCGAACAGGTGGCGCAGGTGCAGAGCATTTTGAATAATATCGGCGCCACCGAGGTAAGGCTGGCGCGCGACGAGCAGGAACACGCCCTGTTGTGGAAGGGGCGCAAGTCCGCTTTCCCTGCGGTCGGCCGCCTGTCGCCCGACTACTATTGCATGGACGGGACCATCCCGCGCCGCCACTTGCCCCTGGTGCTGCGCCGCATCGGCGAGCTGTCGCAACAATATGGCCTGGTGGTGGCGAACGTGTTTCATGCCGGTGACGGCAACCTGCATCCGCTGATTCTGTACGATGCCAACAAGCCCGGTGAACTGGCGCAGGTTGAGGAATTCGGGGGCAAGATTCTCGAGCTCTGCGTCGAAGTCGGCGGCAGCATCACCGGCGAGCATGGCGTGGGTATGGAAAAGATCAATCAGATGTGCGTGCAGTACGACAGCGCCGAGCTGACGCAATTTCACGCCATCAAGCATGTGTTCGACCCGCTTGAGCTGCTCAATCCGGGCAAGGCTGTGCCGACCCTGCACCGCTGCGCCGAATTCGGCGCCATGCACGTGCACGGCGGCCAGCTGCCTTTCCCCGAACTGGAGCGTTTCTGA